The following DNA comes from Octopus bimaculoides isolate UCB-OBI-ISO-001 chromosome 8, ASM119413v2, whole genome shotgun sequence.
GACATTAACCAGCTACAACGTCGTTGAACCAAGCATCTTGAAAATGGATGCTAATCCAGAATGCACAGCAGTTTTACCCCAAGACGAAGCTGTTACTGGCTTGAGGAATGGAGACCTTGTCATTTGGAACTTGCGTAATGGTCAGCCAAGTCGCCAGCTGCTCTCTTCCTCTGGTTTGCATGCGCATACATCAGAGGTCTCAGCAATAGCTTTGTCTGAAGATTCTAGTGTTTTGGTGTCTGCCTCAGCTGATGGAACTGTCAAAGTTTGGGACATGAAGAATGAAGTTTTGGGCAGCACCTTGATTGGTCATACACGAGAGGTAGGTTccagtttttcatattttttcaacatattttatatctatatatatatatatatgtgtatgtatatatatatatatatatatatatatatatatatatatatNNNNNNNNNNNNNNNNNNNNNNNNNNNNNNNNNNNNNNNNNNNNNNNNNNNNNNNNNNNNNtacatatatatatatatatatacatatagcaataagaaaatggaggggaatatgaggtactcatcaacttgcagacactgtactctgttatatatatatatatatatataagaataagctgggcaaagttcagagagtttttGACTTTGTTGACAACAAAATGCCTCTCCTTCAGactgaaaagcagattgtatgatgcctgtgtgtgaacagccatgctacacaacaTTGAAACATGCGCTGTGACTgcagaagacatgcgtaggcttgtaagaaatgaagctagtatgctccactggatgtgtaatgtcagtgtgcatgtatgaccgagtgtaagcatcttgagagaaaaattgggcataagaggcatcagatgtgatgtggtgtgcaagagagacaactgtgctggtatggtcatgtgatacatatggatgaggacagctgcataaagaagtaccgatctctaactgtggagcgaacctgtggaagagggagacccaggaagacatgggatatagtggtgaagcatgatctttgaatgtggagtctcacagaggtgatgacaagtgactgtgACCTTTGGTGATATAATTAGCctcctgtataaatatatatgtgtgtgtattttttttcttctctaaccagtaatttaatactattttttttttctttttctttccctcttgtGTCTTTCCAGGTGTCTTGTGTTGCTATCTCATCTGATAACGAGATGATTGCATCTGGTTCCCAAGATGGTACAATACGTCTCTGGCGCACACAGACAGGATCGCAAATCTGTGCTTTCAATACAAACATGGATGTGTTCTTTGTAACAATGAGTAAAGACAACAGCACGATTGTGGCGTTAGGTGATAAGTTCGGGGCTAGGAAACTAATTATGTTACAAGTGGTACGTTCCAAAGTACGCAAACATGTGCTGGCCTAAATTTCAAGTCAAATACTGCTttctataaacaaacaaaaattgggAAGGGGTGACAGcaataagtttttatttatttattattattatcattattattattatttcttctttttattgtttgtttttttttctttctttttaatatcaaGCCAGAGGTTCacaatagtatgtgtgtatgtatagatatatgtatatatatatacatatacacacacataaataaaatataatataatataaaataattgatcTCTATAAAACCCTGCTGCTCTTTGGTTTTGCTGCCACTGCAACTGCTGCTGTACTAGCACTGCCTTTTACcgataggtgtatgtgtgtgtgtgtgtgtgtgtgtgtcctcatgcATTGAAATATTATACATGAGTTGGTGTGAAATGAAGCTTTGGAATATTCTTCATCTTCCTTGATAATTTGATTGTCAATAAAACTGCTTgctttatatacaatacatacatacatatatatatatatatatacacattacgcatacatatatgtgtgtgtctatgtttactGTTCCTTTGGTGGTGGTAATCAACAAGAAAAGTCCTCCATCcagcaaaagataaaaatgatttaataaaattaaatttatacgtGAACTACTGTAAGTTTCATGTTCGAATAATACTGTAATCGGACAAGCTTGTATAGCATACTGTGTAGTATCCTGTAGATCTTGAATGATTGCAGGATAGTATACAGTATGCTATATAAGTCCATCCAATTACTAAATTTTTAGAGCATGAAACTTATAGTCGCTCACATGTAAATCTTGTGTTTATACTTTCTAAAGTAGTCACAACCCAGGTATGTTTCACAATGCTATGCCAGGAATCTCTGTCTGTCGCACCTTAGCTATGATAGATCCATAATTTCATGTTGTGTGTCTTTACCAATAGTAACAATGTAGTTGAGTAGTCTTTGTCCTATTTTAGAATGCAGAAATCATCAAAATGTAACATATGTTATGGCCCACCAGCAGTGGCCAGCAAAGATGGTTGGAATGCGTCTATGAATCTCTTCGTTGATCTTGTGCTCATGCCATGAGATGTTTCGAACCCTTAAGAGAAGCCTAGTGCACAAAATATCAAGGAGAGCTTGAAACTCCTTCTTTGTCTAGGTTTGAACTCCATAAAGATGGTTGCTCTCTATACATGCCCAGAAGGCTAgccttgttattttttaaatacttggTTGCTAGATGTTGGGAAGCTTGTTACAAGCACTGGACCCAAATTACTATGCTACaggacacattcatacatatatatttgtgtatacataaatgtatgaatatatatacagcatgtgtatgcttgtgtatatatatataaaggttagtTGCAATCAGCCTTCTGGTTAATTGTGTGCATCAGAAGACAGACAATGAAACTTGACACAACACAATTCTAATATGAAAGTGTTTTGAGTACTTTTAGGTttttgtacaataaaataaacaaaagcaatactatatagatatatatatatatatatagttagatatgatcgttgccagtgcccctggactggctcttgtgcgggtggcatgtaaaatacaccattttgagcttgaccgttgccagtaccgcctgactggcccttgtgccggtggcacataaaagcacccactacactctgagtggttggcgttaggaagggtatccagctgtagaaactctgccaaatcagattggagcctggtgtaaccatctggttcaccagtcctcagtcaaatcgtccaacccatgccagcatggaaagcggacgttaaacgacgacgacgatatctatatatacatatatatgaatgtatgtaactatgcatctgtgagtatatatatgacaCAGTAGAATcctagtggtgtgtgtgtgtgtttataatatgtatgatatatatatgcatgtatgtattgtatctcAGGAGGGTCTTTATGCCAATAAACACGATTCTACAAAAACCCAATAcactcaattattttcttttttaaagattatGTTGGTATGTGACCTTCTGGATGGTAATAAATTtgtgtgtcttttactttttcctgtaagaaaaagaaataaaaactcatCTAACAACAAATAACTGTATTGCATTGAGAGGAATGGATTGCACAGGAAATTTTGTTGCTGATATTTTATGGATGTGATGCTCATTCCAAAATTCTTTAGATCGTTATGTTTCTGTAGAGTTTCAAAAAACAAGTCGAGTCTGATGGAACCAATCATTTTTCAACCTTTAGAATCCTGTTACTGGTGAGAGGGGGTGGTTATTATTACCaaagattttacacacacacacacacacttatacaaacgagtacatcatacatgtatgtatatatatatacacatacatatatatatatatatattttcaacaaattGAATTTCTTTAAGTTGAAGTGACGACAATAAAAGCTGAAAACTTTTGTGATAGTTCTCAAGAAAGATAACTCTTCGTGAATTGTTAGAACTAAATGGTATCTTGGTATATTAGGATTATTTCCACCAGTTTTGTCATCCAGCATAATCTTGACGCAGCTATAATGAAAGTTTCAAATGAAGGTCACTCCAACTTCGTGGCTGCAAACCTAACAAACCTCCACAAATTAATTCCAGAATGTTTTATATGTAACTACTTTCAGATCTGACTATCATAGCACTCTTTGAGCAGTTTTTTCTcccttat
Coding sequences within:
- the LOC128248560 gene encoding uncharacterized WD repeat-containing protein alr2800-like; this encodes MEGNIVGASNLHLACNGQLLVGSAHTDNLDVNELSTKKGVTNRNLQIWDFKTGSPLVMADQEYCSALQVLSDGDKVALGRTDKYGNSTSIIVWDLLGNQPIKEMRYEASVGNNDYISFLCLSQNNRYAVAGFNNTFDNSAEFVIFDMTLTSYNVVEPSILKMDANPECTAVLPQDEAVTGLRNGDLVIWNLRNGQPSRQLLSSSGLHAHTSEVSAIALSEDSSVLVSASADGTVKVWDMKNEVLGSTLIGHTREVSCVAISSDNEMIASGSQDGTIRLWRTQTGSQICAFNTNMDVFFVTMSKDNSTIVALGDKFGARKLIMLQVVRSKVRKHVLA